The following coding sequences lie in one Moritella viscosa genomic window:
- the cheA gene encoding chemotaxis protein CheA — protein sequence MSFDVDEDILQDFLIEASEILELLSEQLVDLEKSPEDAELLNAIFRGFHTVKGGAGFLALSELVDICHGAENVFDSLRNGLRAVTPELMDVILKSLDCVNEMFALIQEREPLVAADAALIHQLHLLTQPEAAPSVVIETVVEAPKVAVPTVSDKSTDIDGMSELEFEQLLDELHGKGTAPTATNTGATKPSAVVTSSNSDFTDDEFEKLLDDLHGVGQHGVSNTPPVPAAEIPTSVTSSSSGELNDDDFEHLLDELYGKGNAPSAAATIKNVVSAADPVVATQPEPAAAAAAPATETVMSVATPVAPKATESKSVKAEKKAKPQADSTVRVDTRTLDEIMNMVGELVLVRNRLVSLGISTNDEDMTKAVSNLDVVTADLQGAVMKTRMQPIKKVFGRFPRVVRDLARSLSKDINLELIGEETDLDKNLVEALADPLVHLVRNSVDHGIEMPDVREKNGKSRQGNITLAASQEGDHIRLKIADDGAGMDPERLKEIAVNRGVLDADAAARISDNEAYNLIFAPGFSTKDQISDISGRGVGMDVVKTGISQLNGTISIDSKLGSGTTIEIKVPLTLAILPTLMVEVGKQIFALPLTSVNEIFHLDLRKTHVVDNQLTIIVREKAIPLFYLHDWLTKMDPQATTRNNRGLGHVVIVQLGIKQVGFVVDSLIGQEEVVIKALDNLLQGTPGMAGATITSDGGIALILDIPSLLNHYAKR from the coding sequence ATGAGCTTTGATGTTGATGAAGATATTCTACAGGACTTCCTGATTGAAGCATCTGAAATTCTGGAGCTACTCTCTGAACAACTCGTTGATTTAGAAAAAAGTCCAGAAGATGCCGAGTTACTTAATGCAATTTTTAGGGGCTTTCATACCGTTAAAGGTGGCGCAGGATTTTTAGCACTATCTGAATTAGTTGATATTTGCCACGGTGCAGAGAATGTGTTTGATAGCCTACGTAATGGCTTAAGAGCAGTAACACCAGAGCTGATGGATGTCATTCTAAAATCATTGGATTGTGTTAACGAGATGTTTGCATTGATTCAAGAACGTGAGCCATTGGTTGCTGCAGATGCGGCATTAATTCATCAACTTCATTTGCTTACTCAACCTGAGGCTGCTCCTTCAGTAGTGATTGAAACTGTTGTTGAAGCACCGAAAGTTGCAGTGCCTACCGTATCAGACAAGAGCACTGATATCGATGGCATGTCAGAACTTGAATTTGAACAATTATTGGATGAACTGCACGGTAAAGGTACTGCACCAACAGCAACTAATACTGGCGCTACGAAACCGAGTGCTGTAGTTACAAGTTCAAATTCAGATTTTACGGATGATGAATTTGAAAAACTACTTGATGATTTGCATGGTGTTGGTCAGCATGGTGTGAGTAATACCCCTCCAGTGCCAGCTGCCGAGATACCTACTTCGGTAACGAGTAGCAGTAGTGGTGAACTTAATGATGATGATTTTGAACACTTACTTGATGAGTTATATGGTAAAGGTAATGCGCCAAGTGCAGCTGCAACGATAAAAAATGTGGTGAGCGCCGCAGATCCTGTTGTCGCCACCCAGCCTGAACCTGCTGCCGCTGCCGCTGCACCTGCTACAGAAACTGTAATGTCTGTTGCGACCCCTGTAGCCCCAAAAGCGACTGAAAGCAAATCAGTAAAAGCAGAGAAGAAAGCGAAACCACAAGCAGACTCAACAGTTCGTGTTGATACTCGTACTCTCGATGAAATTATGAATATGGTCGGTGAGCTAGTACTTGTCCGTAATCGTTTAGTGAGTTTAGGTATTTCAACTAATGATGAAGACATGACGAAAGCTGTGTCGAATCTGGATGTCGTTACTGCTGACTTGCAAGGCGCAGTAATGAAAACCCGTATGCAACCAATCAAAAAAGTATTTGGTCGCTTCCCACGGGTTGTACGTGATTTAGCACGTAGTTTGTCAAAAGATATTAACCTTGAACTGATTGGTGAAGAAACAGATTTAGATAAAAACTTAGTGGAAGCACTTGCGGATCCATTAGTTCATTTAGTGAGAAACTCGGTGGATCATGGTATTGAAATGCCTGATGTACGTGAGAAAAATGGCAAGTCACGACAGGGGAATATTACCTTAGCCGCATCGCAAGAAGGCGATCATATTCGTCTGAAAATTGCAGATGATGGTGCGGGTATGGATCCCGAACGATTAAAGGAAATTGCGGTTAATCGTGGGGTTCTTGATGCTGATGCAGCGGCAAGGATTTCGGATAACGAAGCATACAACCTTATTTTTGCTCCTGGTTTCTCAACCAAAGATCAGATATCAGATATTTCTGGTCGTGGTGTGGGGATGGATGTGGTTAAAACTGGTATTAGCCAACTTAATGGTACAATCTCAATCGACTCAAAACTGGGTTCTGGTACAACGATTGAAATTAAGGTGCCATTAACACTCGCTATTCTGCCAACTTTGATGGTCGAGGTGGGTAAGCAAATCTTTGCTTTACCATTGACGAGTGTGAATGAAATCTTCCACTTAGACTTAAGAAAGACCCATGTCGTCGATAACCAATTGACCATTATTGTTAGAGAAAAAGCGATTCCATTATTTTATCTACATGATTGGTTAACTAAAATGGACCCACAAGCCACCACGCGGAATAATCGTGGGTTAGGGCATGTGGTTATTGTTCAGCTTGGTATTAAGCAAGTTGGCTTTGTTGTCGATAGCCTTATTGGGCAAGAAGAAGTTGTTATTAAAGCGTTAGATAACTTATTGCAGGGTACGCCGGGTATGGCGGGAGCTACAATCACCAGTGATGGTGGTATTGCATTGATTTTAGATATTCCAAGTCTCTTAAATCATTACGCAAAACGCTAA
- the cheZ gene encoding chemotaxis protein CheZ: protein MSEQQESLISLEEAKELVTLLECGQVEMANEIITKIQNANSDALFEKVGVLTRQLHDSLEDFQLDTRIESLANDEFPDARERLNYVIEMTDKAANRTMDAVEACLPIADSFNDRIQQVMPNWKNLMSRDLQLGQFKELCKLLDDFLQVSVSDADSLRQYLTEILMAQDFQDLTGQMIRRVINLVQEVEVKLVEMLTMFGEASRPLNVITESVKKEISGIEAEGPIMNASERVDVVDGQNDVDDLLSSLGF, encoded by the coding sequence ATGAGTGAACAACAAGAATCGTTGATTTCATTAGAAGAAGCCAAAGAACTGGTGACACTGCTAGAGTGTGGTCAGGTTGAGATGGCAAATGAAATAATTACGAAAATTCAGAATGCAAATTCAGATGCACTATTTGAAAAAGTTGGTGTGTTAACACGTCAATTACATGATTCATTAGAAGATTTCCAGTTAGATACGCGTATTGAAAGCTTAGCTAACGATGAGTTTCCTGATGCTCGTGAGCGTTTGAATTATGTTATTGAGATGACGGATAAAGCGGCAAACAGAACGATGGATGCAGTTGAAGCCTGCTTACCAATTGCTGATAGTTTTAATGACCGCATTCAACAAGTGATGCCAAATTGGAAGAACTTGATGAGTCGTGATTTACAATTGGGTCAATTTAAAGAACTTTGTAAATTATTAGACGATTTTCTTCAAGTTTCAGTATCTGATGCCGATAGTTTAAGACAGTATTTAACTGAAATTCTCATGGCGCAAGATTTTCAAGATTTGACTGGTCAAATGATCCGTCGCGTGATTAATTTGGTACAAGAAGTTGAAGTTAAATTAGTTGAAATGTTGACGATGTTTGGTGAGGCTTCAAGACCACTAAATGTAATAACAGAATCAGTTAAAAAAGAAATAAGTGGCATTGAGGCAGAAGGTCCAATCATGAATGCGAGTGAACGTGTTGATGTAGTAGACGGCCAAAATGATGTTGATGATTTATTATCAAGTTTAGGATTTTAA
- the cheY gene encoding chemotaxis protein CheY, producing the protein MKKQIKILIVDDFSTMRRIIKNLLRDLGFSNTYEADDGNTALPMLKNGDYDFVVTDWNMPGMQGIDLLKEIRKDQALCHIPVLMVTAEAKREQIIEAAQSGVNGYIIKPFTAATLKEKLEKIFERIQ; encoded by the coding sequence TTGAAAAAGCAAATTAAAATTCTTATTGTCGATGATTTTTCTACTATGAGACGTATCATTAAAAACTTACTTCGTGATCTTGGTTTTAGTAATACCTATGAAGCTGATGACGGCAACACGGCATTACCAATGCTAAAAAATGGCGATTATGACTTTGTTGTTACTGATTGGAATATGCCAGGCATGCAAGGTATCGATCTACTTAAAGAGATCCGTAAAGACCAAGCGCTATGTCATATTCCAGTACTAATGGTTACGGCTGAAGCGAAGCGTGAACAGATTATTGAAGCTGCTCAATCAGGTGTGAACGGTTACATTATTAAACCATTTACAGCAGCGACATTAAAAGAAAAATTAGAGAAAATCTTTGAACGAATTCAATAA
- the fliA gene encoding RNA polymerase sigma factor for flagellar regulon FliA has product MNKASAYSNIQSQQNHAVEQFGFLVKRIAHHLLLRLPPSVQLDDLIQSGMIGLLDAARNFDGSKGASFETYAGIRIRGSMIDEMRRGDWVPRSVHKNGRDIAAAIDRIEKQTGTDAKDTDVAEELGVNLTDYHSMLMDVNSGHILAVEDLTASNEDAYSVYEGKSSTPCADFSEQRFQQALANCIKTLPERESLVLSLYYDEELNLREIGEVLSVSESRVSQIHSQAMHRVKARMHAWLDD; this is encoded by the coding sequence GTGAATAAGGCATCCGCTTACAGTAACATCCAGTCGCAACAGAATCATGCTGTTGAGCAATTCGGTTTTTTAGTAAAACGAATTGCCCATCACTTGCTTCTACGTTTGCCGCCGAGTGTTCAGTTAGATGATTTAATCCAGTCGGGTATGATTGGATTACTGGATGCTGCGCGCAATTTTGATGGCTCTAAAGGTGCTAGCTTTGAAACGTATGCAGGTATTCGTATCCGCGGCTCAATGATTGATGAAATGAGACGTGGGGATTGGGTTCCAAGATCTGTGCATAAAAATGGTCGTGATATTGCTGCTGCCATTGACCGTATCGAAAAACAAACTGGTACGGATGCAAAAGATACGGATGTTGCTGAAGAATTAGGCGTAAATCTGACTGACTACCATAGTATGTTGATGGATGTTAATAGTGGGCATATATTGGCTGTCGAAGATTTGACCGCGAGTAATGAAGATGCCTATTCAGTTTACGAAGGAAAATCAAGCACCCCTTGTGCCGATTTTTCTGAACAGCGTTTTCAGCAAGCATTAGCAAACTGCATTAAAACATTACCTGAAAGAGAAAGCTTAGTTTTATCACTTTATTACGATGAAGAGTTAAACCTAAGAGAGATCGGGGAAGTACTCAGTGTCAGTGAATCTCGCGTGAGTCAAATACACAGCCAAGCGATGCATCGAGTGAAAGCACGTATGCATGCTTGGTTAGATGACTAA
- the flhG gene encoding flagellar biosynthesis protein FlhG (flagellar number regulator): protein MNKNIFFDQASGLRQMSNNKKVKVIAVSGGKGGVGKTNVTLNMAVSLAAQGKRVMVLDADLGLANVDVLLGLRVHKNISHVISGECTLDDILIEGPNGILIAPATSGTRSMVELSIQEHAGLIRAFAELKTPIDVLLVDTAAGISDMVLSFCRASQDILMVVCDEPTSITDAYALIKLLSKEHGVHRFKIVANMVRSLREGQELFTKLTRVTDRFLDATLELVACIPFDNSVRQAVRKQKVVVEAFPKAPASLAFRALASRAATWPVPNKVGGHLEFFIENLFENKARVED from the coding sequence ATGAATAAAAATATTTTTTTCGATCAAGCAAGTGGTCTAAGACAAATGAGTAATAACAAAAAAGTTAAAGTCATTGCCGTTTCAGGTGGTAAAGGTGGCGTAGGTAAAACTAACGTAACACTGAACATGGCAGTATCTCTCGCAGCCCAAGGCAAGCGAGTAATGGTTTTAGATGCCGATCTTGGATTGGCAAATGTCGATGTTTTACTCGGTTTACGCGTACATAAAAATATTTCTCACGTTATTTCGGGTGAATGTACATTAGATGATATTTTGATTGAAGGTCCGAATGGGATCTTAATCGCACCGGCAACATCTGGTACACGTTCGATGGTTGAGTTATCAATACAAGAACATGCTGGTTTAATCCGTGCGTTTGCTGAATTGAAAACACCTATTGATGTGCTGTTGGTTGATACTGCTGCTGGTATTTCGGACATGGTGTTAAGTTTTTGCCGTGCTTCACAAGATATCCTAATGGTAGTGTGTGATGAACCAACATCAATTACGGATGCTTACGCGTTAATTAAATTATTATCAAAAGAACACGGTGTTCATCGTTTTAAAATTGTGGCTAATATGGTGCGCAGTTTACGTGAAGGCCAAGAATTATTTACTAAATTGACACGTGTAACGGACCGATTTTTAGATGCAACATTAGAGCTTGTTGCTTGTATTCCATTTGATAACAGTGTTCGTCAAGCCGTTCGTAAACAGAAAGTGGTTGTAGAAGCATTTCCAAAAGCGCCCGCTTCACTGGCGTTTAGAGCGTTAGCAAGTCGAGCTGCAACTTGGCCAGTACCGAATAAAGTCGGCGGTCATCTGGAGTTCTTCATTGAGAACCTGTTTGAAAACAAAGCTAGGGTAGAAGATTGA
- the flhF gene encoding flagellar biosynthesis protein FlhF, which yields MKIKRFFAKDMRAALAEVKEVLGPDAVIMSNKKVTGGIEIVAAVDFSESKPVAPEKASEPKIVANKSDRQLSEDSVNLSASKFGFKKLMNNELSQQADPERPVAPNDSLASLLARQQEHKQQMSQAINNDDNAREPNNWDTSFLKKPVARRFAERPNTAPATLAEQNEMRDGMARSSQQSGYKQFESTTPKSDNQQDISAMKTELASIRKLLEHQVSGLQWQEVERNEPIRAMLIKYLVKIGFTEEVADQLANCVAEKCSIESAWEQIEGLLTDSVLIAKDDILSKGGAVALVGPTGVGKTTTIAKLAAKFAMLHGSENVALITTDTYRIGAHEQLATYGRIMGCVVKVARDEAELAQYLYQLRSKRLVLIDTAGMGQRDKRLSEQLDTLVNNEKVVIRNYLVVPATAQRRVVQETLEHFHHIPLAGCILSKVDESLSLGEILSVLIQNELPIAYITNGQRVPEDIDSANAQQLVRTVLNRDTLEEQNDTHFWLGDDK from the coding sequence TTGAAAATAAAGCGCTTTTTTGCCAAAGATATGCGAGCGGCATTGGCTGAAGTCAAAGAGGTTCTTGGCCCTGACGCTGTTATTATGTCTAACAAAAAGGTCACTGGTGGTATTGAAATCGTTGCTGCTGTGGATTTCTCTGAAAGTAAGCCTGTCGCGCCTGAAAAAGCAAGCGAACCAAAAATTGTAGCGAATAAATCAGACCGTCAACTTTCTGAAGACTCCGTCAATTTATCGGCATCTAAATTCGGTTTCAAAAAATTAATGAATAATGAACTGTCACAGCAAGCAGATCCAGAGCGACCTGTCGCGCCAAATGACTCATTAGCGAGCTTATTGGCACGTCAGCAAGAACATAAACAGCAAATGTCACAAGCAATAAATAACGATGATAATGCACGTGAACCTAATAATTGGGACACCAGTTTTTTAAAGAAACCTGTCGCTCGTCGCTTTGCTGAACGTCCAAATACTGCACCGGCAACACTCGCTGAACAAAATGAAATGCGTGATGGTATGGCGCGCTCTTCTCAACAAAGTGGTTATAAGCAGTTTGAGTCTACGACACCGAAAAGTGACAACCAACAAGATATAAGTGCGATGAAGACAGAACTTGCCTCAATCCGAAAGTTGCTTGAGCACCAAGTATCAGGATTACAGTGGCAGGAAGTTGAACGTAATGAACCTATTCGTGCTATGTTGATAAAATATTTGGTCAAGATTGGTTTTACCGAAGAGGTTGCAGACCAGTTAGCTAACTGTGTGGCTGAAAAGTGTTCGATTGAGTCGGCTTGGGAGCAGATTGAAGGGCTACTGACGGACAGCGTTCTTATTGCGAAAGATGATATTTTAAGCAAAGGCGGTGCTGTTGCATTAGTTGGCCCAACGGGTGTTGGTAAAACGACAACTATCGCCAAATTAGCGGCAAAATTTGCCATGTTGCATGGTTCAGAGAATGTTGCGTTGATTACTACTGATACATATCGTATTGGTGCTCACGAACAATTAGCGACTTACGGCCGTATTATGGGTTGTGTTGTTAAGGTTGCCCGTGATGAAGCAGAGTTGGCACAATACTTGTATCAGTTAAGAAGTAAACGTTTAGTCTTGATTGATACTGCCGGTATGGGACAGCGTGATAAACGTTTATCCGAGCAGTTAGATACATTAGTTAATAATGAAAAAGTCGTGATTCGTAACTATTTGGTTGTCCCTGCAACTGCACAGCGTAGGGTTGTACAAGAAACATTAGAGCATTTTCATCACATTCCGTTAGCAGGCTGTATTTTAAGTAAAGTGGATGAAAGTTTAAGCTTAGGTGAGATTTTAAGCGTACTAATACAAAATGAACTACCGATTGCATATATAACAAATGGGCAAAGGGTTCCTGAAGATATAGATTCAGCCAATGCGCAGCAATTAGTTCGTACTGTACTGAACAGAGATACGCTAGAAGAACAAAACGATACGCATTTTTGGTTAGGCGATGATAAATAG
- the flhA gene encoding polar flagellar assembly protein FlhA → MQVATNLSKIWGKRAIALENIGTPIVVLATLGMVVLPIPAFLLDVFFSFNIALSLLILLVSVYVNKPLDFAAFPTVLLIATLLRLALNVASTRVVLLEGHKGGDAAGQVIDAFGSVVIGGNLAVGLIVFMILMIINFAVVTKGAGRISEVSARFTLDAMPGKQMAIDADLNAGIIDQEQAKSRREEVTQEADFYGSMDGASKFVKGDAVAGLLILFINIIGGLIIGISQHDLSFAEAGEIYTLLTIGDGLVAQIPSLLLSIAAAIIVTRQNKDEKLGTQVTTQMVANPKALAVVAVIMTVMGLVPGMPHLAFIGFGVITGGWAWWLMKAEAKREEEKNNIPEDADIKANLNDQKDLDWDDVKPVDTIGLEVGYRLIPMVDKSQGGELLNRIKGVRKKLSQELGFLVPAVHIRDNLELPPNCYSINIMGVSNGEIEIFHDKELAINPGQVYGKIDGISTIDPAFGLPALWINPQQRDQAQTLGYTAVDSATVVATHLSQLLLNNAAQLLGYEEVQNLLDVLAKTHPKLVESLVPEILPLGVVVKVLKGLLHDNVPIRDIRSIVETMAEYGTKTQDPEVLISACRVSLRRMIVQDINGIDSELPVVTLAPELEQILHQSLQAAGSEGAGIEPGLAERMQTSLTEVAQNQELAGQPAILLTSGVLRSTLAKFVKYSIPSLRVLSYQEVPDDKQIRIVSVVGQ, encoded by the coding sequence ATGCAAGTAGCAACAAATCTGTCAAAAATCTGGGGTAAAAGAGCGATTGCGTTAGAAAATATCGGCACCCCGATAGTTGTGTTAGCTACACTCGGCATGGTTGTATTACCGATACCTGCATTCCTACTAGATGTGTTCTTTTCTTTTAATATCGCTTTATCGTTATTAATTCTGCTTGTCTCGGTATACGTCAATAAACCACTTGATTTTGCAGCATTTCCGACAGTGTTATTAATTGCAACATTACTACGCTTAGCCCTGAATGTTGCATCAACTCGAGTGGTGTTACTAGAAGGGCATAAAGGTGGTGATGCTGCCGGACAAGTTATCGATGCCTTTGGTTCTGTTGTGATCGGCGGAAATTTGGCGGTCGGTCTCATTGTTTTTATGATTTTAATGATTATTAACTTTGCTGTGGTAACCAAAGGTGCTGGACGTATTTCGGAAGTAAGTGCGCGTTTTACGCTCGACGCTATGCCGGGTAAACAGATGGCCATTGATGCCGATTTGAACGCAGGTATTATTGACCAAGAGCAAGCCAAATCACGCCGAGAAGAAGTCACTCAAGAAGCTGATTTTTATGGTTCGATGGACGGTGCCAGTAAATTTGTAAAAGGTGATGCGGTCGCTGGTTTATTGATTTTATTTATTAATATTATCGGTGGCCTTATCATTGGTATTTCCCAGCATGATTTAAGTTTTGCGGAAGCCGGTGAAATTTATACATTATTGACCATTGGTGATGGCCTGGTTGCTCAGATACCGTCATTACTCTTATCTATCGCCGCAGCGATCATTGTTACTCGTCAAAATAAAGACGAAAAGCTCGGCACTCAAGTTACGACCCAAATGGTAGCTAATCCAAAAGCATTGGCTGTTGTTGCTGTCATTATGACCGTGATGGGGTTAGTACCAGGTATGCCACACCTTGCTTTTATCGGCTTTGGTGTGATTACTGGTGGTTGGGCGTGGTGGTTAATGAAAGCAGAAGCCAAACGCGAAGAAGAAAAAAACAACATTCCAGAAGATGCAGATATTAAAGCGAATTTGAATGATCAAAAAGATCTCGACTGGGACGATGTTAAACCCGTAGATACGATCGGTCTGGAAGTCGGCTACCGACTTATTCCTATGGTTGATAAGAGCCAAGGTGGTGAGTTATTAAACCGTATTAAAGGTGTTCGTAAGAAGCTTTCTCAAGAATTAGGTTTTTTGGTGCCCGCTGTGCATATTCGTGACAACCTCGAATTACCACCAAATTGTTATAGTATTAATATTATGGGAGTTTCAAATGGTGAAATTGAAATTTTCCATGATAAAGAGTTAGCCATTAATCCGGGTCAGGTATATGGCAAGATTGATGGTATTTCAACCATAGACCCCGCTTTTGGCCTGCCTGCTTTATGGATCAACCCTCAACAGCGTGATCAAGCGCAAACCTTGGGTTATACAGCTGTTGACTCAGCTACAGTTGTTGCTACACACTTGAGTCAGTTACTACTGAACAATGCAGCGCAATTACTCGGTTATGAAGAAGTGCAGAATTTATTAGATGTATTAGCGAAAACACACCCTAAACTGGTCGAAAGTTTAGTCCCTGAAATTTTACCGTTAGGGGTTGTTGTAAAAGTGTTGAAAGGGTTATTACATGATAATGTGCCAATTCGAGATATTCGCTCCATTGTTGAAACAATGGCTGAATATGGTACTAAAACGCAAGATCCAGAAGTGTTGATTTCTGCTTGCCGTGTAAGCTTACGCCGCATGATTGTTCAAGATATAAATGGTATTGACAGTGAATTACCTGTCGTAACATTGGCTCCAGAATTAGAGCAAATATTACATCAGTCGTTACAGGCTGCTGGTAGTGAAGGTGCGGGTATTGAACCTGGTTTAGCTGAAAGAATGCAAACCTCATTAACAGAGGTTGCACAAAATCAAGAATTAGCGGGACAACCGGCAATCTTGCTGACCTCTGGTGTATTAAGGTCCACATTGGCGAAATTTGTGAAGTACTCAATACCCTCATTACGCGTATTATCATATCAAGAAGTACCTGATGATAAACAGATTCGAATTGTAAGTGTTGTTGGTCAATAA
- the flhB gene encoding polar flagellar assembly protein FlhB — protein MAEKDGQEQTEDATEKKLTQAREKGQVVRSKELATTLVLTASGAAFLAFGDALARALVTNMTRLFQLKREEVFSPDALLEIVSVSVKPLFWPLFGIMIVGFFAGIIGNILMGGMVFSGESIRPKASKMSPKAGLKRMMGPQAMVELIKSIAKVAVVVTIALLVLKVQFLQIMEFSLQPLHISIIQSLNFLTDIFIWLCASLIIIVAIDVPYQYWKHAKELRMTKQEVKDEMKDVNGNPQLKSKIRQMQMEVSQRRMMGDVPDADVIITNPTHYSVALKYEKTGNAAPKVVAKGVDQVAFRIREMAKEHKVPILESAALTRAIYHTTEIDDPIPEGLFTAVAQILAYVYQLEQFKQRKGNRPKPLPKTIDIPDDLKY, from the coding sequence ATGGCTGAAAAAGACGGACAAGAACAAACCGAAGACGCCACCGAGAAAAAGCTCACCCAAGCCAGAGAAAAAGGTCAGGTAGTACGTTCGAAAGAACTCGCGACAACCTTGGTTCTGACGGCAAGTGGTGCGGCTTTCCTTGCTTTTGGTGATGCACTTGCCCGTGCGCTTGTGACTAATATGACACGCCTATTTCAACTTAAGCGTGAAGAAGTATTCAGCCCTGATGCTTTGCTTGAAATTGTAAGTGTGAGTGTTAAACCGTTATTTTGGCCTCTTTTTGGTATTATGATTGTGGGTTTTTTTGCCGGTATTATCGGCAATATTCTTATGGGGGGCATGGTTTTTAGTGGTGAATCCATTCGTCCAAAAGCATCAAAAATGTCTCCTAAAGCCGGTCTTAAAAGAATGATGGGACCGCAAGCCATGGTTGAATTGATTAAATCAATTGCCAAGGTTGCGGTTGTTGTGACGATTGCCTTATTGGTGTTAAAAGTACAATTTTTACAGATTATGGAGTTTAGTCTCCAGCCATTACATATTTCGATTATCCAATCGTTGAATTTTTTGACGGATATTTTTATTTGGTTGTGTGCGTCTTTGATTATTATTGTCGCGATTGATGTGCCTTATCAATATTGGAAGCATGCCAAAGAATTGCGGATGACCAAGCAAGAAGTTAAAGATGAAATGAAAGATGTGAATGGTAATCCACAGTTAAAAAGTAAGATCCGACAAATGCAGATGGAGGTATCGCAACGTCGTATGATGGGTGATGTTCCTGATGCTGATGTGATTATTACCAACCCTACGCATTATTCTGTGGCGTTAAAATACGAAAAAACCGGTAACGCCGCCCCTAAAGTTGTGGCTAAAGGTGTTGATCAAGTGGCATTTCGTATTCGTGAAATGGCAAAAGAACACAAAGTACCAATCTTAGAATCTGCGGCTTTAACACGTGCTATTTATCATACCACTGAGATCGATGATCCAATACCTGAAGGGTTATTTACCGCGGTCGCACAGATACTTGCATATGTTTATCAGCTTGAACAATTTAAGCAGCGTAAAGGTAATCGGCCTAAACCGTTACCAAAAACCATCGATATTCCTGATGATCTAAAATATTAG
- the fliR gene encoding polar flagellar assembly protein FliR, whose protein sequence is MEILSADIMMFMASYIWPFARLSGMVMVMIVSGAKTTPPMIRLFYCLALTAMVAPVLPPMPDVELFSLGSFMIILQQSLIGIAIGFVTVMLIQTFVIAGQIIAMQTSLGFAAMADPASGQTSPVIGQIYILLGTLVYLSVNGHLFMIETVVKSFETLPVSASGLMAVQYYEIAGWMSVMIAAALSMSLSAVVAMLVINFSFGVMTKAAPQLNVFSLGFAVGMVAGLFIIYLSLKSFMFHFNAQWQRAGELICSLLNNACVY, encoded by the coding sequence GTGGAGATTCTATCGGCTGATATTATGATGTTTATGGCTAGTTATATTTGGCCGTTTGCACGTCTTTCTGGCATGGTTATGGTAATGATAGTCAGTGGTGCGAAAACAACGCCACCCATGATTCGATTATTTTACTGTCTTGCCCTTACAGCTATGGTCGCGCCTGTATTACCACCTATGCCAGATGTAGAGTTGTTCTCTTTAGGCAGTTTTATGATTATTCTGCAACAGAGCTTGATTGGCATTGCGATTGGCTTTGTCACCGTTATGTTGATTCAGACATTTGTTATTGCGGGGCAAATTATTGCGATGCAAACCAGTTTAGGTTTCGCTGCAATGGCCGATCCTGCATCAGGTCAGACTTCACCTGTTATTGGTCAAATCTATATTTTATTAGGCACATTGGTTTATCTATCTGTTAATGGTCATTTATTTATGATTGAAACAGTCGTTAAATCTTTTGAGACACTCCCCGTTTCGGCCTCTGGTTTAATGGCTGTTCAGTACTATGAAATAGCGGGCTGGATGTCGGTAATGATTGCTGCTGCATTGAGTATGTCATTGTCTGCTGTTGTTGCTATGCTCGTGATTAACTTTTCATTTGGTGTGATGACCAAAGCTGCACCACAACTCAACGTATTTAGTTTAGGTTTCGCGGTTGGTATGGTCGCAGGCTTATTTATTATTTACTTATCATTAAAAAGTTTTATGTTTCATTTTAATGCCCAATGGCAGAGAGCGGGTGAATTGATTTGTTCGCTGCTCAATAATGCTTGTGTGTATTAA
- the fliQ gene encoding polar flagellar assembly protein FliQ — MAPEVFVDIFRQALWTVLLLVCAVVVPGLFVGLVVSVFQAATSINEQTLSFLPRLIATLLALIYGAHWGFARLMEFFTNMMLQVPQVVG; from the coding sequence ATGGCACCTGAAGTCTTTGTAGATATATTTCGACAAGCATTATGGACAGTATTACTGCTGGTATGTGCGGTTGTTGTTCCTGGGTTATTCGTCGGTTTAGTGGTCTCTGTCTTTCAGGCTGCGACATCGATAAATGAACAAACATTAAGTTTCTTACCGCGTTTAATTGCGACCTTACTAGCACTCATTTATGGTGCGCATTGGGGCTTTGCTCGTTTGATGGAATTTTTTACCAATATGATGCTCCAAGTCCCACAAGTTGTAGGTTAA